A part of Pseudomonadota bacterium genomic DNA contains:
- the vorB gene encoding 3-methyl-2-oxobutanoate dehydrogenase subunit VorB has protein sequence MNGNAALGEAAVLAGCACYFGYPITPQNELTEYMAKRMPETGGVFIQSESEIAAINMVLGASVAGARAMTSSSSPGMSLKQEGISYLAADELPAVVVNMVRGGPGMGNISPAQSDYMQATRGGGHGDYKTIVLAPGSVQELTEIVPLAFELADEYRNPVVILGDGMLGQMMEPVSFDNIKPPKVYPKDYILTGAHGRPSRMVRSLLFDTKEEEEHNWKLFRKYQRIEQNEVRYETFMMEDADMAAIAYGIGARIVRGAIKRLRQENLKIGMIRPITLWPFPAKIIQETVKKVSDFFVFEMSTGQMVEDVKLSLEGKGHIHFYGRPGGVIPTPIELYRIISRHYYQARRRKKQ, from the coding sequence ATGAATGGTAACGCTGCGTTGGGGGAAGCTGCAGTACTTGCAGGGTGTGCCTGCTATTTCGGGTATCCCATTACACCGCAGAACGAATTAACGGAGTATATGGCAAAGAGAATGCCCGAAACAGGAGGGGTTTTTATTCAGTCCGAGAGCGAGATTGCAGCGATTAATATGGTTTTGGGCGCCAGCGTTGCAGGCGCCCGCGCAATGACGTCCTCAAGCAGTCCTGGCATGAGTCTCAAACAGGAGGGGATTTCCTACCTGGCCGCTGATGAACTTCCTGCTGTTGTAGTAAACATGGTGAGGGGTGGTCCCGGAATGGGGAACATATCTCCTGCCCAATCAGATTATATGCAGGCTACCAGGGGAGGCGGACACGGGGACTACAAAACAATCGTTCTTGCACCGGGCTCTGTGCAGGAACTGACCGAGATAGTACCCCTTGCCTTTGAACTTGCTGACGAATACAGAAATCCTGTTGTTATTCTCGGGGATGGCATGCTCGGACAGATGATGGAGCCTGTAAGCTTCGATAATATTAAACCCCCGAAGGTATACCCGAAAGATTACATTTTAACTGGTGCACACGGAAGACCTTCCCGGATGGTTCGTTCGCTCCTCTTTGATACAAAGGAAGAAGAAGAGCATAATTGGAAGCTTTTTAGAAAATACCAGCGCATAGAGCAGAACGAAGTCCGCTATGAAACATTTATGATGGAAGATGCAGATATGGCAGCAATAGCATATGGCATCGGAGCACGGATCGTGAGGGGGGCTATCAAGCGATTGCGCCAGGAGAATCTGAAGATCGGGATGATCCGTCCTATTACGCTATGGCCCTTCCCGGCCAAAATAATCCAGGAAACGGTGAAAAAGGTGTCAGATTTCTTTGTGTTCGAGATGAGCACGGGGCAAATGGTGGAAGACGTAAAACTCTCGCTGGAGGGGAAAGGACATATACATTTTTACGGAAGACCGGGCGGGGTGATCCCAACGCCCATAGAACTTTACAGGATCATATCGAGGCACTATTATCAGGCCCGGAGGAGAAAGAAGCAGTGA